A window of Castanea sativa cultivar Marrone di Chiusa Pesio chromosome 1, ASM4071231v1 contains these coding sequences:
- the LOC142615861 gene encoding UDP-glucuronate 4-epimerase 1: MPSLEEELFPSTPGKFKIDRAHSMNRQFHRCFASTSTMFLWALFLIALTASYLSFQSFVDTGSKYFAASWGGLQWEKQVRVSSQIRRSGGMSVLVTGGAGFVGTHVSLALKRRGDGVVGLDNFNNYYDPSLKKARRALLESHGVFVVEGDINDSRLLEKLFDIVAFTHVMHLAAQAGVRYAMENPNSYVHSNIAGLVSLLEACKSANPQPSVVWASSSSVYGLNEKVPFSESDRTDQPASLYAATKKAGEEITHTYNHIYGLSITGLRFFTVYGPWGRPDMAYFSFTRNILQGKPIKIYRGKNRVDLARDFTYIDDIVKGCLGSLDTSGKSTGSGGKKRGPAPYRIFNLGNTSPVTVPTLVSILERYLKTKAKRNLVDMPGNGDVPFTHANISLARSELGYKPTTDLQTGLKKFVRWYLSYYGYNHGKPVN; the protein is encoded by the coding sequence ATGCCTTCTTTAGAGGAAGAACTGTTCCCATCAACGCCTGGGAAGTTCAAGATCGACCGGGCCCACAGCATGAACCGTCAATTCCATCGTTGTTTCGCTTCTACGAGCACCATGTTCTTGTGGGCGCTCTTCTTGATTGCATTAACGGCGTCGTATTTGAGTTTCCAGAGTTTCGTCGATACCGGTAGCAAGTATTTCGCCGCCTCGTGGGGCGGTCTCCAGTGGGAGAAGCAAGTGCGGGTCTCCTCCCAGATCCGAAGATCAGGCGGCATGTCCGTTTTGGTCACCGGCGGCGCCGGTTTCGTCGGCACGCACGTGTCGCTCGCTTTGAAGAGGCGCGGCGACGGCGTCGTTGGGCTCGACAACTTCAACAACTACTACGACCCGTCGTTGAAGAAAGCGCGCAGGGCACTCCTCGAAAGCCACGGGGTTTTCGTCGTGGAGGGAGACATAAACGACAGTCGTTTGTTGGAGAAGCTCTTCGACATCGTGGCTTTTACGCACGTGATGCATTTGGCGGCACAAGCCGGAGTTCGATACGCTATGGAAAATCCAAATTCCTACGTGCACAGCAATATCGCCGGGCTTGTTTCGCTTCTCGAGGCTTGTAAATCGGCGAATCCTCAGCCGTCGGTTGTTTGGGCTTCGTCGAGTTCGGTTTACGGGTTAAACGAAAAGGTACCGTTTTCCGAATCGGATCGGACCGACCAACCCGCAAGTCTCTACGCCGCTACTAAAAAAGCCGGTGAGGAAATTACCCACACCTATAACCACATTTACGGCCTCTCCATTACCGGGTTGAGATTTTTTACCGTGTACGGCCCGTGGGGACGACCCGATATGGCTTACTTCTCTTTTACCCGGAATATTCTACAAGGTAAACCCATTAAGATCTATCGGGGCAAGAACCGGGTTGACTTGGCCCGGGACTTCACTTACATTGATGACATTGTGAAGGGTTGTCTGGGATCTTTGGACACGTCGGGGAAAAGTACCGGGTCGGGTGGGAAGAAACGGGGACCCGCTCCGTACCGGATCTTTAATCTGGGTAACACGTCACCCGTGACCGTACCGACACTTGTGAGTATATTAGAGAGGTATTTGAAGACAAAAGCGAAGAGGAATCTTGTGGATATGCCTGGAAACGGTGACGTACCGTTCACGCATGCGAATATTAGTTTGGCCCGAAGTGAACTCGGGTATAAACCCACAACCGATTTGCAAACCGGGTTGAAGAAGTTTGTTCGGTGGTATCTTTCTTATTACGGCTATAATCACGGAAAACCcgtaaattaa
- the LOC142619759 gene encoding uncharacterized protein LOC142619759 translates to MGSLKCFGLVALLISTFVMVSESRVARKDLGLDLGGIGVGIGTGIGIGVGGGSGAGSGAGSGSGSGSGSGSSSGSGSASASGSGSGSGSSGAGSEAGSYAGSRAGSGSGGNQGGGSGSGGGYGEGRGEGSGRGSGSGQGSGYGEGRGYGSGSGSGHGK, encoded by the coding sequence ATGGGTAGTTTGAAGTGTTTTGGTCTTGTTGCTTTGCTTATTTCAACCTTTGTTATGGTGTCAGAAAGCCGAGTGGCAAGAAAGGACCTAGGGTTGGACCTTGGTGGCATTGGAGTTGGTATTGGCACTGGAATAGGGATTGGTGTAGGAGGTGGAAGCGGTGCAGGCTCTGGTGCTGGTTCAGGCTCAGGTTCTGGTTCTGGGTCTGGGTCTAGTTCAGGGTCAGGTTCAGCTTCTGCCTCAGGATCAGGTTCTGGGTCAGGCTCATCTGGTGCAGGGTCAGAAGCAGGTTCATATGCTGGGTCTAGAGCCGGGTCAGGATCAGGAGGCAACCAAGGAGGTGGATCAGGCTCTGGTGGGGGTTACGGTGAGGGTCGTGGTGAGGGTTCTGGTAGAGGAAGTGGCTCTGGTCAAGGTTCTGGTTATGGTGAAGGCCGTGGCTATGGCTCTGGATCTGGAAGTGGGCATGGAAAATGA
- the LOC142622525 gene encoding uncharacterized protein LOC142622525, with product MAAFKSLALAALLVAISVIVCESGRVARKDLGVDLGGVGVGAGVGLGLGGGSGSGSGAGSGSGSGSGASSSSSSGSSSASSGSGSGSEAGSYAGSYAGSQAGSGSGGNQGRGAGSGSGQGRGSGSGSGRGSGSGSGSGEGYGEGYGYGEGRGQGGGN from the coding sequence ATGGCTGCATTCAAGTCTCTAGCACTGGCTGCTTTGCTTGTTGCTATATCTGTCATTGTGTGTGAGAGTGGCCGAGTAGCCAGGAAGGACCTGGGTGTGGATCTTGGTGGCGTTGGAGTTGGAGCAGGAGTAGGACTGGGCTTAGGAGGTGGAAGTGGCTCAGGTTCTGGAGCTGGGTCTGGTTCTGGCTCTGGCTCTGGAGCTAGTTCTAGTTCTAGTTCAGGTTCTTCTTCTGCTTCGTCAGGTTCAGGTTCAGGCTCTGAAGCAGGTTCATATGCTGGGTCCTATGCAGGGTCTCAAGCTGGTTCAGGATCAGGTGGAAACCAAGGAAGAGGAGCAGGTTCCGGGTCAGGCCAAGGCCGTGGTTCGGGCTCCGGTTCTGGCAGAGGAAgcggctcaggctcaggctctgGTGAAGGCTATGGTGAAGGCTATGGCTATGGTGAGGGTCGTGGCCAAGGCGGTGGCAATTGA